In the Spirochaeta lutea genome, one interval contains:
- a CDS encoding methyl-accepting chemotaxis protein, whose protein sequence is MKLTTRFFLIVLVLPMVILLVSTVISVRQQQGIISSLIEDIQQRTVAEAGNAVAAEISRLEGRLFAMARLPQVRRVIGSFPGVYDQELFEAVPGYLDYRETLQAFVDDGVSLAYTVSAVNGTLGLNSWIQLPEDYDGRQNDYYTQPVALNRVYLTDPYLNPEGVENTDPTAVTISRPVRSASGELLGVAAFDIGLNPVVQIISQIAQENQANISLYTSSGLYISHPTLDTTTELQSVLQQLEREEIQDPQAAFAQLIEPGEHAFTIQAGGEAYLYVTGQVPGTNWRIAASLREADVFGPLTAQILGLNSLTALVLLGVLVIVLITLQRTVVANILRASGRLNEIASGDGDLTQRIMISRKDEIGVLASNFNKFVDTLGGIITQIKENLQEGTRVRQELTASTEETTSAMNQIAANVASIKEQIRSLDRAIEINTGAVHSMSEEARLVTEQLDEQGSMVEESTASVNQMLSSLESVASITRQRREITTQLAENSQAANEQLDMTNDIFKTGVAANIDQIKEMVETIQGIASQTNLLAMNAAIEAAHAGEAGKGFAVVSDEIRKLAENSAESSNTISTTIGLIIENIEKTGQMVNQVSEYFSTVIREVNETVNAFSEIESSTMELTEGGRQILQAMTALQEASLKIKQGAQGMTGSIQEITRNQEQITHSSSESSNGMSEITIGVQEINEAMNHIQTLNTNLSGVIDTLGQLVHTFKTETDR, encoded by the coding sequence ATGAAATTAACAACACGGTTTTTTTTAATTGTTCTGGTACTACCCATGGTAATTCTCTTGGTGAGCACGGTGATCAGTGTCCGACAGCAGCAGGGTATCATCTCCAGTCTCATTGAGGATATTCAACAACGAACGGTTGCAGAGGCAGGGAATGCTGTTGCTGCTGAAATCAGCCGCTTAGAAGGGAGGCTGTTCGCCATGGCCCGTCTGCCCCAGGTTCGGCGGGTGATCGGATCCTTTCCGGGGGTATACGACCAGGAACTCTTTGAGGCGGTACCCGGATACCTTGACTACCGAGAAACCCTTCAGGCCTTCGTTGATGATGGAGTGAGTCTGGCCTACACCGTGTCTGCCGTCAACGGCACCCTGGGGCTCAATTCATGGATCCAGCTCCCCGAGGATTATGACGGCAGACAGAATGATTATTATACCCAGCCGGTTGCCCTGAATCGGGTTTATCTCACCGATCCCTACCTGAATCCCGAAGGGGTAGAGAATACCGACCCCACAGCGGTTACCATTTCTAGACCCGTCCGGTCCGCGTCCGGAGAACTTTTGGGGGTGGCAGCCTTCGATATCGGACTCAACCCGGTGGTTCAAATCATCAGCCAAATCGCCCAGGAAAACCAAGCGAATATCAGCCTGTACACCAGCTCGGGCCTGTATATCAGCCATCCAACCCTGGATACCACGACGGAGTTGCAATCCGTTTTGCAACAGCTTGAGCGGGAGGAGATACAAGATCCCCAGGCGGCCTTTGCGCAACTCATTGAACCCGGGGAGCACGCCTTCACCATTCAGGCTGGGGGAGAAGCATATCTCTATGTTACCGGCCAGGTGCCCGGAACCAATTGGCGGATTGCCGCAAGTCTGCGGGAAGCGGATGTTTTCGGTCCCCTCACGGCGCAAATCCTGGGTCTCAACAGTCTCACTGCCCTGGTCCTTCTCGGCGTGCTTGTTATTGTACTCATTACCCTCCAGCGCACTGTGGTAGCAAACATTCTCAGGGCCTCGGGGCGGCTCAATGAGATAGCATCCGGAGACGGCGACCTGACCCAGCGGATTATGATTTCCCGGAAGGACGAGATCGGAGTTCTGGCTAGCAACTTCAATAAATTCGTAGATACCCTGGGCGGAATCATCACCCAGATTAAGGAGAATCTCCAGGAAGGTACCCGGGTACGCCAAGAACTGACCGCATCTACCGAGGAAACCACCTCAGCGATGAACCAGATTGCAGCCAATGTGGCATCCATAAAAGAGCAGATCCGGAGCCTGGACCGGGCGATTGAGATAAACACCGGGGCGGTACATTCCATGAGCGAAGAGGCAAGGCTCGTCACGGAACAACTGGATGAACAGGGTTCCATGGTGGAAGAGTCCACCGCATCGGTGAACCAGATGCTATCCAGCCTGGAATCCGTGGCGTCCATAACCCGGCAGCGCCGGGAAATAACCACCCAACTGGCGGAGAATTCCCAGGCAGCCAACGAGCAGTTGGACATGACCAACGACATTTTCAAAACCGGGGTGGCCGCTAATATTGATCAAATAAAGGAGATGGTAGAAACTATTCAGGGAATTGCCAGCCAAACGAATCTTCTGGCCATGAATGCTGCCATTGAAGCAGCCCATGCCGGTGAGGCTGGTAAGGGATTCGCCGTGGTATCCGACGAAATTCGGAAATTGGCCGAGAATTCCGCCGAGAGTTCAAATACCATTTCGACCACCATCGGTCTGATTATCGAGAATATCGAAAAGACCGGGCAGATGGTAAATCAGGTTTCGGAGTATTTTTCTACGGTAATCCGGGAGGTCAACGAGACGGTGAATGCCTTCTCTGAGATTGAGTCTTCTACCATGGAGCTTACCGAGGGGGGACGGCAGATTCTCCAGGCAATGACGGCTCTGCAGGAGGCCTCTCTCAAAATAAAACAGGGTGCCCAGGGAATGACCGGGAGTATCCAGGAAATAACCAGAAATCAGGAGCAGATCACCCATTCCTCCAGTGAATCATCCAATGGTATGAGCGAAATAACCATTGGAGTACAGGAGATCAATGAGGCGATGAATCATATTCAAACCCTGAACACTAATCTCAGCGGGGTCATTGACACCCTGGGACAGCTTGTTCATACCTTTAAAACAGAAACGGACCGCTAA
- a CDS encoding ROK family transcriptional regulator produces the protein MPPTAATSNITINRVLRVLWEQAPISRIEIARILDLDKSTVTKIVSNLMEQGIIVETSLRDSGPAGGRKAVNLSMNPDYGFILGMEIQTEGIRSTLVDLTGAIREQDTEALELDGLGIFPALSQCIRRRKILLENRGIPLIALGIGISGLIDPGNGTVLRSNPLGIKHPMNLKQELEDSFGLPVFIENDTKCCCWAEMVKTRRDPPRSFMYILGEFRRISESLPIRTLSVGFSFVINGSILYGENFTTGEFRSILKRDRHHTQFSASTIDEGERFEADPAVHEHVLDELARNGAFLFNMLNLGWIGLAGDLEEYRDELIRAFHREIQENWVYPNQSKIEVGVTSFGKWAVAYGAGAVVLENLFAVPQIGTDCSAPCRSGIELFQYIGEVCKTGAAD, from the coding sequence ATGCCTCCCACAGCCGCTACCAGTAACATTACCATCAACCGGGTTCTCCGGGTCCTTTGGGAACAGGCGCCTATCAGCCGAATAGAAATTGCCCGTATACTTGATCTGGATAAATCCACTGTTACCAAAATTGTCAGCAACCTCATGGAGCAGGGTATCATTGTAGAAACCAGCCTCCGGGATTCCGGGCCGGCCGGGGGACGTAAGGCGGTGAATTTGAGTATGAATCCGGACTACGGGTTTATTCTCGGTATGGAGATCCAAACGGAGGGCATCCGAAGCACCCTGGTGGACCTCACCGGCGCCATTCGGGAACAGGATACCGAGGCCTTGGAGCTGGACGGCCTGGGGATTTTTCCCGCACTTTCCCAGTGTATCCGGCGAAGAAAAATCTTATTGGAGAATCGAGGAATTCCCCTGATAGCCCTGGGTATAGGCATTTCGGGACTGATAGATCCAGGTAACGGAACCGTATTGCGTTCGAATCCCCTGGGAATAAAACATCCGATGAATCTTAAACAGGAACTCGAGGATAGCTTCGGATTACCGGTATTTATAGAAAACGATACGAAATGCTGTTGCTGGGCCGAAATGGTAAAAACGAGACGGGATCCGCCCCGAAGTTTCATGTACATTCTCGGGGAGTTCCGTCGCATCAGCGAGTCCTTGCCGATCCGCACCCTGAGTGTAGGATTCAGTTTTGTGATCAACGGAAGCATTCTCTACGGAGAAAACTTCACCACCGGTGAGTTTAGAAGCATTCTGAAGCGGGACCGCCACCATACCCAGTTTTCCGCTTCCACCATCGATGAAGGTGAACGATTTGAGGCCGACCCGGCAGTCCATGAACATGTATTAGATGAGCTGGCCCGCAACGGGGCGTTTTTGTTCAATATGCTGAATCTGGGGTGGATCGGTCTGGCCGGGGACCTGGAGGAGTACCGGGATGAGCTAATCAGGGCCTTCCACCGAGAGATTCAAGAGAACTGGGTCTACCCGAATCAGTCGAAGATTGAGGTCGGGGTAACCAGTTTCGGAAAATGGGCGGTGGCCTACGGTGCAGGGGCGGTGGTATTAGAGAATCTCTTTGCAGTTCCCCAGATCGGCACGGACTGTAGTGCCCCGTGCCGATCCGGAATCGAACTGTTTCAATACATAGGAGAGGTCTGTAAGACCGGAGCGGCTGATTGA
- a CDS encoding GH36-type glycosyl hydrolase domain-containing protein, producing the protein MKLGHFDDEAREYVITDPRTPVRWINYLGDLEFGGFVDHTGGSVLCKQDPALNRITRYIAQLPPSSFNGETAYVKVMQGDGSVRITSPFWVPTLEPLEDMVSYECRVGLGYTQWTHRAHTVLTRVRAFVPQDGKVMLRHYRITNQGTQPVQIQVYPVVEFSHFDALKQFTNADWVPQTMQAQVRQDSKRRKAVFQYAFMNKERAMNVFGSSIAPSSFETDRAKFLGGAGWGTWQHPEGVTSATLADTQALRGDTIAALQVALGTLQPGETREFVTVLSQAASWQEGLAAIETWADPQKAEEAFEDLKQSWNRYLGTFQVETPDPAFNSMVNIHNPRQCRVTKDWSRYLSLYQLGFGSRGIGCRDTAQDILAITPFDPMENRRLLSLLLSIQRRDGSAMHQVNPLSLQASIGDAAEMEDRPDYYGDDHLWLVLAAEKYIKETGDTGFLQDTIPFYEKQKGGVPQEEASVYEHLTRAVQFTLTHCGESGLPLLGFADWNDTVNLPTGAESVFIAALLGKALKAMEWLASYIGKADDAKTFASQHAEMAKVVNTQAWDGEWYIRYRDHQGKPMGSSKNPAGALYANAQSWPIMAGFVDPERQRSALNAVNGKLASEHGIVLSAPGYNGYDPVIGGVTTYPPGAKENGGIFLHANPWVIIAEVIAGNPDRAFDYYSRINPAAKNDSIEVYECEPYVFAQNILGPEHPQFGLGRNSWLTGTSSWMYQAATEYILGIRADGDALVIDPAIPSHWQGFTARRVFQSVEYSIRVTRTGTRRLRAGGRELTSPRVPLALAAGSGAITVEVEV; encoded by the coding sequence ATGAAGTTAGGTCATTTTGATGATGAAGCCCGGGAATATGTGATTACCGATCCCCGCACCCCGGTGCGGTGGATCAATTACCTGGGTGACCTTGAATTCGGCGGTTTTGTGGACCACACCGGGGGCAGTGTCCTGTGCAAACAGGATCCTGCCCTCAATAGGATCACGCGGTACATCGCCCAGCTGCCCCCGTCATCATTTAACGGAGAGACCGCTTATGTGAAGGTGATGCAGGGGGATGGATCGGTACGGATTACCAGTCCCTTTTGGGTACCTACCCTTGAGCCCCTGGAAGATATGGTTTCCTACGAGTGTAGGGTCGGACTGGGATACACCCAATGGACCCACAGGGCTCACACGGTATTAACCCGGGTACGAGCGTTTGTACCACAAGATGGCAAGGTCATGCTACGGCACTACCGGATCACAAACCAGGGTACCCAACCGGTGCAGATCCAGGTATATCCTGTGGTGGAGTTCAGCCATTTTGATGCCTTAAAGCAGTTTACCAACGCTGATTGGGTGCCCCAGACGATGCAGGCCCAGGTCCGCCAGGATAGTAAACGCCGAAAGGCCGTCTTCCAGTACGCCTTCATGAATAAAGAACGGGCCATGAACGTATTTGGCTCCTCAATTGCTCCCTCGAGTTTTGAGACCGACCGTGCCAAGTTTTTAGGAGGTGCCGGATGGGGCACCTGGCAGCACCCTGAAGGGGTTACCTCGGCCACATTAGCCGATACCCAGGCTCTCCGGGGGGATACCATCGCAGCTCTGCAGGTTGCCCTCGGCACCTTGCAGCCCGGCGAAACCCGGGAATTTGTAACGGTGCTGAGTCAGGCAGCCTCCTGGCAGGAAGGGCTCGCCGCGATTGAGACCTGGGCCGATCCCCAAAAAGCCGAGGAGGCCTTTGAGGATTTGAAGCAGTCCTGGAACCGGTACCTGGGGACTTTCCAGGTAGAAACCCCGGATCCCGCCTTCAACTCCATGGTCAATATTCATAACCCCCGACAGTGCCGGGTTACCAAGGACTGGAGCCGCTACCTATCCCTCTACCAGTTAGGGTTCGGAAGCCGGGGCATCGGATGCCGGGATACCGCCCAGGACATTCTTGCGATCACCCCCTTTGATCCCATGGAGAACAGAAGACTGCTGAGTCTACTGCTCTCTATCCAGCGCAGGGATGGATCGGCCATGCATCAGGTGAATCCCCTTTCCCTTCAGGCATCCATCGGGGATGCCGCTGAGATGGAGGATAGGCCTGACTACTACGGCGATGACCACCTATGGCTGGTGCTGGCCGCCGAGAAGTATATAAAAGAGACCGGAGACACCGGATTCCTCCAGGATACGATTCCCTTCTACGAAAAACAGAAGGGCGGCGTTCCCCAGGAAGAGGCTTCGGTTTATGAGCATCTGACCCGGGCTGTCCAGTTTACCCTGACTCACTGCGGTGAATCCGGCCTGCCGCTTCTGGGATTTGCAGACTGGAACGATACCGTGAATCTACCGACAGGTGCGGAGAGCGTGTTCATCGCCGCACTTTTGGGTAAGGCCCTCAAGGCTATGGAATGGCTTGCTTCCTATATTGGGAAGGCCGATGATGCAAAAACCTTCGCCTCCCAGCACGCCGAAATGGCAAAGGTAGTGAACACCCAGGCATGGGACGGCGAGTGGTACATCAGATACCGGGACCATCAAGGCAAGCCTATGGGCAGCTCGAAGAACCCCGCCGGAGCATTGTATGCCAATGCTCAATCTTGGCCCATCATGGCCGGATTTGTAGACCCTGAGCGGCAGCGCAGCGCCCTGAATGCAGTAAACGGCAAACTGGCCTCGGAGCACGGAATCGTCCTGAGCGCTCCCGGATACAATGGTTACGACCCGGTTATCGGAGGTGTTACCACCTATCCCCCGGGGGCAAAAGAGAACGGGGGAATATTTCTCCATGCAAATCCCTGGGTCATTATCGCCGAGGTAATAGCCGGAAACCCGGACCGGGCCTTCGATTATTACAGCCGGATCAACCCGGCTGCAAAGAATGACAGCATTGAGGTCTACGAATGTGAGCCCTACGTATTCGCGCAAAACATTCTCGGTCCCGAGCATCCCCAGTTCGGCCTAGGACGGAACAGCTGGCTTACCGGTACCTCTTCCTGGATGTACCAGGCGGCCACGGAGTACATTCTGGGAATCCGGGCAGACGGAGATGCCCTGGTTATTGATCCTGCTATTCCGAGTCACTGGCAGGGCTTTACAGCCCGGCGGGTATTCCAATCTGTGGAGTATTCCATCCGTGTAACTCGAACCGGAACCAGGAGGCTTCGTGCCGGGGGTAGAGAGCTCACCTCACCGCGGGTACCCCTCGCTCTGGCAGCAGGTTCGGGCGCCATCACGGTAGAGGTGGAAGTTTAG
- a CDS encoding GH36-type glycosyl hydrolase domain-containing protein has product MKYGFFDDSAREYVITTPRTPFPWINYLGNDGFFGLVSNTAGGYSFYRDATYRRITRYRYNNIPTDEGGRYYFIKDGDTVWNPGWAPSRTELDSYECRHGLGYTRISSAKNGIEAQLTLLVPLETKAEVHALRLTNTTNTPRTLGLASFAEFALWNAQDDTTNFQRNLSTGEVEVEVNGQGSAVYHRTEYRERRNHYSYLWANFQADSFDTDRASFVGQYNHLGDPQALAGQGFGEKKSSVANGWSPIASLQKELTLKPGESRDFVFVLGYVEVPEAEKFESTIPAGQTLPEGFWMSGLGTTDRHLVNKAPAREVQNRFSQDGSVQKAFDELAAFWKGLLETYQATTPEEQTNRMVNIWNQYQCMVTYNLARSASYFESGIGRGLGFRDTNQDLLGFVHQIPQRARERILDVAATQFEDGGCYHQFQPLTKKGNNAIGGNFHDDPLWLILSVSAYVKETGDWSILDESVPFDHKPETAAPLFDHLVRSWEHVINNRGPHDLPLIGRADWNDCLNLNCFSKEPNESFQTTGDGTGKVAESLFIAGLFCYAAPELEELAKRRGDTTLADQVAESRTAMEKAIEASGWDGQWFLRAYDAQGNPVGSRQNKEGKIFIESQGICGMARVGAESKYPRQALDSVRAWLNTPYGIVLQQPAYSQYYLELGEISTYPPGYKENAGIFCHNNPWIMIAEALEGRGDRVFEYYKAICPAYLEDQSEIRKLEPYVYAQMVAGKDAPSHGEAKNSWLTGTAAWNFVVVSQHILGVQPHFDGLRFAPILPSHWNSTSISRVFRGVRYNISVTKAKTSWESGKTPTGTLCSLTVDGKSLAVDDSGEQYPLPWALLPLGKEGQTVEVVAEVR; this is encoded by the coding sequence ATGAAGTACGGTTTTTTTGATGATTCAGCGCGGGAGTATGTGATTACCACCCCCCGGACACCCTTTCCGTGGATAAATTACCTCGGAAATGATGGTTTTTTTGGATTGGTGAGCAACACCGCTGGCGGCTACAGTTTTTACCGGGATGCGACCTATCGGCGGATCACTCGGTACCGGTATAATAATATCCCCACCGATGAGGGGGGACGGTACTACTTTATTAAAGACGGCGATACGGTGTGGAATCCCGGCTGGGCACCCAGCCGAACCGAACTTGATTCCTACGAGTGCCGTCATGGTTTAGGATACACCCGGATCTCCTCTGCCAAAAACGGCATTGAGGCCCAATTAACCCTCCTGGTTCCCCTGGAAACCAAGGCGGAGGTTCATGCCCTGCGGCTTACCAATACCACTAATACTCCCCGCACCCTGGGGCTGGCCAGTTTTGCCGAGTTCGCCCTCTGGAACGCTCAGGACGATACCACCAATTTCCAGCGGAATTTATCTACCGGAGAGGTTGAGGTGGAGGTAAATGGTCAGGGTAGTGCGGTGTACCATCGCACGGAGTACCGAGAACGGCGAAATCACTACTCCTACCTCTGGGCGAATTTCCAGGCGGACAGCTTTGATACAGACCGTGCCAGTTTTGTCGGGCAGTACAATCACCTAGGAGATCCTCAAGCATTAGCAGGCCAGGGATTCGGTGAAAAGAAGTCCTCGGTGGCCAACGGCTGGTCTCCCATAGCAAGTTTACAGAAAGAGCTTACCCTCAAACCCGGGGAGAGCCGAGATTTTGTATTTGTCCTTGGATACGTGGAGGTTCCCGAAGCCGAAAAATTCGAATCGACCATTCCCGCGGGGCAGACCCTGCCCGAGGGTTTTTGGATGTCCGGGTTGGGAACTACAGACCGGCATTTGGTGAATAAGGCGCCTGCCCGAGAGGTTCAGAACCGGTTTTCCCAGGACGGTTCCGTGCAGAAGGCCTTTGACGAGCTTGCTGCATTCTGGAAGGGTCTGCTAGAGACCTATCAGGCCACCACCCCGGAAGAACAGACAAACCGGATGGTGAATATCTGGAATCAATACCAGTGTATGGTCACCTACAACCTGGCCCGGAGCGCTAGCTATTTTGAGTCGGGTATCGGCCGTGGACTCGGATTCCGGGACACCAATCAGGACCTTTTGGGATTCGTCCACCAGATTCCCCAGCGTGCCCGGGAGCGTATTCTCGATGTGGCCGCGACCCAGTTTGAGGATGGGGGCTGTTACCACCAGTTCCAGCCCCTTACCAAGAAGGGTAATAATGCCATCGGCGGCAATTTCCACGATGATCCGCTGTGGCTCATTCTTTCTGTCAGCGCCTACGTAAAAGAAACGGGAGACTGGTCTATTTTGGACGAGTCCGTACCCTTCGATCATAAGCCTGAGACGGCGGCACCCCTCTTCGACCACCTGGTACGGAGCTGGGAGCACGTTATCAACAACCGCGGTCCCCATGACCTTCCCCTCATTGGCCGAGCGGATTGGAACGATTGTCTGAATCTGAACTGTTTCTCCAAGGAGCCTAACGAGAGCTTCCAGACCACCGGAGACGGCACCGGAAAGGTTGCAGAGAGTCTCTTTATTGCAGGACTCTTCTGCTACGCGGCTCCGGAGTTGGAAGAACTTGCCAAACGCCGGGGAGACACAACCCTGGCGGATCAGGTTGCCGAGAGTCGAACGGCTATGGAAAAGGCTATCGAAGCCAGCGGTTGGGACGGTCAGTGGTTTCTCCGGGCCTACGACGCCCAGGGGAATCCGGTTGGAAGCCGTCAAAATAAAGAAGGAAAAATTTTCATCGAGTCCCAGGGAATCTGCGGAATGGCCAGGGTCGGTGCGGAATCCAAATACCCCCGTCAGGCCTTGGACAGTGTCCGGGCTTGGCTCAATACCCCCTATGGAATCGTGCTGCAACAGCCTGCCTATTCCCAGTACTACCTGGAACTCGGTGAAATCTCTACCTATCCCCCGGGTTACAAGGAGAACGCCGGAATATTCTGTCATAACAATCCATGGATCATGATTGCAGAGGCCCTGGAGGGCCGAGGTGACCGGGTATTCGAGTATTATAAGGCGATTTGTCCTGCCTACCTGGAGGATCAGAGTGAAATCCGAAAGCTGGAGCCCTATGTATACGCCCAAATGGTGGCGGGAAAAGACGCTCCGAGCCATGGTGAGGCAAAAAACTCCTGGCTTACCGGTACGGCAGCGTGGAACTTTGTGGTGGTTAGCCAGCATATTCTGGGTGTGCAGCCCCATTTCGACGGCCTGCGCTTTGCACCCATTCTGCCCAGCCATTGGAATTCCACCAGCATCAGCCGGGTTTTCCGGGGAGTACGGTACAATATTTCCGTCACCAAGGCGAAGACGTCTTGGGAATCGGGGAAGACACCTACTGGTACCCTCTGCAGTCTTACGGTGGATGGTAAGTCCCTAGCCGTTGACGATTCGGGTGAACAGTATCCCCTGCCCTGGGCACTGCTGCCCCTGGGCAAGGAAGGGCAGACCGTGGAAGTGGTTGCGGAGGTCCGATAA
- a CDS encoding DNA topoisomerase IV subunit A, which yields MAYVNNLFNTNFLEYASYVIKDRAIPHIDDGLKPVQRRILHSLIEMDDGKFHKVANVVGHCMKYHPHGDQSINSALVVLANKEIFIDKQGNFGNILTGDEASAARYIECRILPFAKKVLHNPELTQYEDSYDGRNKEPVVFPAKIPLILVMGAEGIAVGMSTKILPHNLIEVLKAVKAQLQGQAFTLLPDFPTGGVLDASGYDGGMGKVLVRATLDTSDPKRIIIRELPFGTTTESLIASIENAARKGKLKIAGINDFTTDQVEIEVSLARGVYTQETVDALYAFTDCEVSISVNLLVIRDNMPVSMRVEDVIAYHAEKLMVILKRELELEAGHLEDKLHARTLERIFIEERIYKRIEEMETAAKVSQAVRTGFEPFMAEIRRPITDEDIERLLKIPIRRISLYDINKARKEMEEMEGRLKEIRHHLKHLREYALGYLDGLIQSEEKRFPRLTKIQRFDKVDVREAAARTLKLRYDGSSGYLGTEVPGGDELFAVNEFDRLLVIRSQGDYSVIPVPHKTHVGADMRHCCIADKDELGTFIYTVVYKNTETGHFYVKRTTITQFIIEKTYTLLPDAAKLIAFTTQEKGRIILKYKKKPNLRVLEEEFQIGDFLVKGVNAQGVRLTTKDVSSLRITKT from the coding sequence ATGGCCTACGTAAATAACCTTTTCAATACGAATTTTCTGGAATACGCAAGCTATGTTATTAAGGACCGGGCGATTCCCCACATCGATGACGGTCTTAAACCCGTACAGCGCCGGATCTTGCATAGTCTCATAGAGATGGATGACGGCAAGTTTCATAAGGTGGCGAATGTTGTCGGCCACTGTATGAAGTACCATCCCCATGGTGATCAATCCATAAACAGCGCCTTGGTTGTTCTGGCAAACAAAGAAATTTTCATCGATAAGCAGGGAAACTTCGGGAATATCCTGACGGGGGATGAGGCCAGCGCGGCGCGGTACATCGAGTGCCGGATTCTGCCCTTCGCAAAAAAGGTGCTGCACAACCCGGAGCTAACCCAGTATGAGGACAGCTACGACGGTAGAAATAAGGAACCGGTGGTATTCCCGGCGAAGATTCCCCTCATTCTGGTTATGGGTGCTGAGGGCATCGCGGTCGGGATGTCTACCAAGATCCTTCCCCATAATCTCATTGAGGTGTTAAAGGCTGTGAAGGCTCAGCTTCAGGGCCAGGCGTTCACCCTGCTTCCGGACTTTCCTACCGGCGGAGTTCTGGATGCTTCGGGCTATGACGGAGGTATGGGAAAGGTGCTGGTGCGGGCCACCCTGGATACCTCGGATCCCAAACGCATCATCATCCGGGAACTGCCCTTCGGCACCACCACCGAGAGTCTCATCGCGAGCATCGAAAACGCTGCCCGGAAGGGAAAGCTGAAGATTGCCGGCATTAACGACTTTACCACCGACCAGGTAGAGATTGAGGTCTCCCTCGCCCGGGGTGTTTACACCCAGGAAACCGTGGATGCGCTTTACGCCTTTACCGACTGTGAGGTGAGCATCTCGGTGAACCTCCTGGTGATCCGGGATAACATGCCGGTGAGCATGAGGGTGGAGGATGTAATTGCCTACCATGCTGAAAAGCTCATGGTAATCCTGAAGAGGGAGTTGGAGCTTGAAGCGGGGCATCTGGAGGATAAACTTCACGCCAGGACCCTGGAACGTATCTTCATTGAGGAGCGGATCTACAAACGGATTGAGGAAATGGAAACCGCCGCCAAGGTCAGCCAGGCGGTTCGTACCGGATTTGAGCCTTTTATGGCGGAAATTCGGCGGCCCATTACCGATGAAGATATTGAGCGGCTCTTGAAAATCCCCATTAGGCGGATTTCTCTCTACGATATCAACAAGGCACGGAAGGAGATGGAGGAGATGGAAGGCCGGCTCAAGGAAATCCGTCATCACCTTAAACATCTCCGAGAGTATGCCCTGGGGTATCTGGACGGACTGATCCAGAGTGAAGAAAAGCGGTTTCCCCGACTAACCAAGATACAGCGGTTTGACAAGGTGGATGTCCGCGAGGCAGCTGCCCGAACCCTGAAACTGCGGTACGACGGGTCATCCGGATACCTGGGAACCGAGGTGCCGGGCGGTGATGAGTTATTCGCAGTGAATGAGTTTGACCGGCTGTTAGTAATTCGCAGTCAGGGTGATTACTCCGTGATTCCGGTTCCGCATAAAACCCATGTGGGAGCAGACATGCGGCATTGCTGTATTGCCGACAAGGACGAGCTGGGTACGTTCATCTATACCGTCGTCTACAAGAATACGGAAACCGGACACTTCTACGTTAAGCGTACCACCATCACGCAGTTTATAATTGAAAAAACCTACACCCTGCTGCCCGATGCGGCAAAATTGATAGCCTTTACCACCCAGGAGAAGGGCAGAATAATCCTCAAGTATAAGAAAAAACCGAATCTCAGGGTATTGGAAGAAGAATTCCAGATCGGGGATTTTCTCGTAAAGGGGGTCAATGCCCAAGGGGTCCGGCTCACCACCAAGGATGTATCCAGCCTTCGAATCACTAAAACCTGA